The nucleotide sequence CTACAAAGAGACCCATTAAAAGCGTTTGAGGACTGGGGTCCATTAAGACTGCTATCATAACTACAAACAGCACAAATAGAAGGAGATACGACTTAATGCTCTCTTGGTTTTTTGCTTTTTCTCTATACTTCTCGACTATTCTCTTACCTTGACATGCCGGAACTGTTCTAATTCTTGGCATATTTTCATCTTCGGGATTTGGGAATACCAGAATGTCCTCTAATTCCTCTGTCGGCAAAAGTTCAGCCATTGCCTGACCGAGCATTGACTTTCCAGTTCCTGGCTCACCTATTAAAAGTACATGTCTTTTTTGTTTTGCTGCGGTCTTTATAACTTCCACTGCATGCTCTTGACCAATGACTTGGTCAATAAGTTTATCAGGAACTTCAATTTCTTCAGTAGTCTGAAACTCAATCCCTAAATCTAGTTTCTCTCCATAATTTTGAGAAGTTTGAATTTTGACTTCTTTTTTGCTCTCCTCACTCATTCTCAAGACCCCTTTCTCGCTCTCATGAATGGTTAGGTTGTGATAATCTTATAAACTTTTTTTATGTGTAAGAAAAGCTAAAATAGAGATTGTTGCAAAGAAAATAGAGGTGGGAAAAATGAAGATTGAGGATCACATAATGTTTACAGCCAAGCATAAGAACTGGGAAGTTGGAGATAAACTACTCATTATGGGGGAGGAGAACATTGCCCATTTTTTGGCAAGTGTCTCAAATACTGTGAATACAAAGATTTCAGAATATTTAACTGATGTAATGGATGTGGCTGCAGTAATGAACTTAGCTGAGGAAATGGCTAAAGGAGCTTTATGGGAAGTGATAAAAGCACTAAAATCACCTAGAGCCTCAAGAAATCTAGGAAAGTTGGTATTTGAAACTGATAAAAAGCTCAAAAAGCATTTAGTAGAAGTTTCAAAAGCATTGTTAGTTAGAGAGACGCTTTCAAGGAAAATCAACATATATTATCCAGAAGATCCCATAAAAGAACCTAAGGTAGCTCTACCATATAGGGAGGACCACATAAACTTCACGGCTAAACATGGAAGCTGGATAGTTGTGAAAAGATTGATAATTGATGAAAAAACTCCTCCAGCTGATGTTGCAAGGCTTTTAGCCAGCATAAACGAAACTATAACTGCGAAACTGCCTGTATACGCTAAAATAGATTTAAAGGGCATTGATGACTGGTTTGCTGAAATCAAAAAGGCAAAAAGTGATGTTGAGATAAAAACAGTAGTTGATAAATATCTTCACTTTCCAGCATACAAATATGCTTCCGATGAATTCATTGAGCATGCAAAAATTTACGCTTTGAGAAAGATGCTCGAAAAGATTGGACTAAGCATAGACATTCCTGCAAAACCTCTTGAAAAATACCTGGAAAAGAAAGGCTAAAACTAACAGAGGAATGATGAGGCCGAGGACACCTGAGCGAAAGCGATGAAGATTCTTCGCTTCGCTGATTCCTCTCTTTTCTTTATTACCATAAAATTTTTAGTACCTAGATGTTATTATAATTATGGGAGGTGAGAAAGAATGAAGAGAAATGTAATATTCACTGAAAACGCTCCAAAACCAATAGGGCCCTATAGCCAAGCTATCCTTGTGGAGAATCCGGATAAGCTCTTGGTGATCTCTGGTCAGATACCAATTAATCCAGAGACTGGTGAGATTGTAAAAGGGGACATAAGAGAGCAAGCAAGGCAAGCAATTGAAAATCTCATAGCAATACTCGAGGCAGCGGGAGCAACGGTTGATGATGTAATTAAAGTTACAGTGTATCTGAGAGACATGAAGGATTTTGAGGATTTCAACAAAGTTTATGAGGAATATTTTGGGCATTCAAAGCCGGCAAGAGCAGTTATTGAAGTATCAGACCTTCCCAAAGGCGTAAAAATAGAAATTGAAGCAATTGCTGCATTTGAGTAAAGTAGAAACTCTTATATCTTCCCTTTGATTAACTTCTTTTTGTGGTTAAAATGGAGCTGAGCCCGGGTGTGTTAGTGTTACTGTTTCTCGAGGATTTTGCAAGGGAAACAGATTCTATTAGGCGGGGAGTGAAATATTTTGAGTGGCAGAGAAGATATGACGCCTATGATGTTGCTTATTCCATAGTTGGAGCAACGTTAGCCGAGCTTGTAAAAGATGGATACATTCAATTAGAGCTTAAAAAAGGACTACTGGGTAAGAAAGTTCTCCTAACTAGGATGAAATCAATTCCTAAAAAATATGGAGTGATTGTAGAAGGTATGAATAGTATGGAGGCATATAAAAAAGTTCCTTTGAGATCAGCGTTGTTTTTATCATTTCCAGTATCGAGGTTCCCTGCAGCATTTTTAGGCACATATATACTAAAAAAGGAGCTTAAGGGACAAGACGCTTTGGAGCTTAAAGAAAATCCAGAGATAGTTAGAAAAAAAGAAGAGCTAAAATCTGTCTTTGAGAGTTTTAAAATGCAAAATGAAGAGCTTTGGAAAGGAATTATAAAGGAAGTTGATAAAGCTTGTGATTTAGTTAGGGGAAAAGAGGGAATTACGTTGTATACTCCACTTGATATGTTGAGGGAGAGAAATGAAAGTAAAAATTAGAAGAGAGCTTTTTGAATACCTCCTCCAGCTTGCAAAGGATTTTTATCCAAATGAATTTGGAGGCTTTTTAAGGGAGATAAACGGTGTGTTTGAAGAAGTTTTAATTATACCAAAAGGACATTTTGGAAAACGTTCAATATTCTTTGATCCATGGCTTTTGCCACACGATGAGAACATTAAAGGAACTGTGCATTCACATCCCACTCCCTATGTGAAGCCTTCAGAGGCAGATTTGCATTTCTTTTCAAAATTTGGTGGAGTTCACATAATAATTGCTTATCCCTTTGAAAAATGGAACGTAAAAGCGTACACAAGTGATGGAAAAGAAGTAGAAATAGAGATTGTGAATTAATCACTTATTCTCTTGTTTAACTGGATATGGCATGAATTCGACAGTTCCCCTTTGCTTCATTGGCTGTGGATAGAGCTGCATCAGTTCATAGACTTCTTCTGGGACATCAGTACTTACATGTAACCCAAGCTTTTTAGCCTCTTCAACAGTTATTGGATAGTCGTGAGTCCATCTGCCCTCTGTAAGAATTTGAGCAAGTTCTTTAGCTTTTTCTTCTCCATACTTGTCCTTAAGCAATTCAAAAACAAAGTTTCTGACTTGATTGATTGCTTTTTCTGCAACATCAGCTAAAATTAGGGTTTGGTCATCAACTTTTTCTGGCCCTTTCTTCTGGACAGCTCTAACTATGCTTGGAGCTGGGTATTGACCAAGCTGTGGATCAACAGGGCCAAGAACAGCATGTGGATCCATGATTATCTTATCTGCCGCTAGAGCTATCAGTGTTCCACCACTCATTGCATAGTGAGGAACAATGACCCTGGTTTCTGCTGGGTGATCTTTCAGTGCTTTCGCTATTTGTGTTGCAGCTAAAACTAATCCTCCGGGGGTGTGAATAATTAAGTCAATTGGTTTATCTTTTGGAGCCATCCTTATAGCCCTTAAGATTTCCTCACTGTCCTCAATGCTGATGAACTTATAGAAGGGTATTCCAAAAAGACCAATGCTTTCTTGTCTGTGGATCATTGTTATTACGGTGGAATTCCTTTTCCTAGATAATCTTTGAAGAAGCCTTGCTCTCATCAGCTGGAGCTGTCTGTATTGCATTTGAGGCCATAGTAGCAAATATAGGAAAAACAACCACCATATTAGCGAGCCCAAAAATCCACTTAGAGGATCCAAATTATTCACCTCCAAATAATTTTAATGTCTTTTGATATTTTAGCTTTTCACTACTACTGGATATATTAACAAATTGTTTTTAAAAATTTTGGTTACTAAATATTTAGTTAAAAAAGAATTTCACATGAAATTTTATAAGTATTGCCTTCCTAATTAAAGTTAGGTGAGGCCGTGTGAAGATAAGGGAACTTATTGAGAAATTAAATGAAAAGCAGAGAAAGACTGTAAAAAGATGTCTTCAAAGTTGTGAGATAATTGACTTAGACGAAGAAGTTGGCATTGAAATTAATGAAGACCTTCTAAGATTTTTAAAGCTCATCTCCAATCCAATTAGATACAAAATCCTAAAAATGGTGAAAAACAGGTGGATGTGTGTCTGTTTGATCTCCCAAGCACTTGAAGAAGATCAAACTCTGATAAGCCATCACCTCCGTTCTCTTAAGGATATGAACCTGGTGCATGAGAGAAGAGAAGGGAAACTAAGATTTTATAGAACAAACCTTGAGGAACTCAAAAAGTATATTAAACTTTTGGAGGAGGAGTTTAGTTAATTTTATTATATCTTTTTGGTGAACTTCGATGAACAAATTGCAAAAAGAAGTGGATAAACTGATTAATGAATTCGGAGGGTACTGGAGACCATTTGAGATGCTAGCTGCTGTCATTGAGGAATTGGGAGAACTCTCTGATGAAATGCTTAAATTTGAAAAGGTTAAAGGTGAAGGAAGTATAGAAAAATTAGAGGAGGAATTTGGGGATTTAATGTTTGCACTCTTTTGTATCGCGAACTATTATGGAATTGATGTTGAACGGGCTCTTTTGAGCTCTATAGCGAAGTATCGGAGCAGAGACAAACTTAGATGGCAATGACAATTTGTGACTACTAAAAGTTGTACTATTTACATCACATAATGAATTATAATATTACTACTTATATTTCCATGTAACTTTAAGGTACTATTTGAGATTAAGATTCCTAAAGTAATGATAGTTAAATGTAACAACTTGTTTCATAGTACTCTGGATGAGATTTAGTATATTGGATAAGATTCGAAACATTTTTATAAATGAAGGAAAGTATAGGTACTGAGGTGTTACTGATGAGAGCTAAAATAGATAAGGTTGACATACAGCTTATTAATCTCCTAGCAAAAAACTCAAGGCTTACATACAAAGAGCTGGCAGAACAATTGAGAACAACAAGACAGAGAATTTCTAGAAGATTAGAAAAACTTGAAAAGATGGGAGTCATTAAAAAATACACTATAATCCCAGATTTCGAAAGACTTGGATATGTATACGTAATTTTGGGAATTACCCTTAAACCTGGCACCCCTGTAGATGAGATTATCGAAAAACTGAAGGATGATACTGATATTAAAATTATTGAAAGGGCTATTGGTTCACATAATCTTGTAATTCATTTGGTTGCTCCAAAAGATATGAGAGATATAGAGAAGAGAATTCACGAGATTTCCAGGAAAATAGAAGGGATTGACAAGATGGATATAACATTTATTACAGAGATCGTCAAGTTTGAAATTCTCTAGCTTACTTTCCTATACTCTTTTTCGTCAATAAACGAAGGGAAAACATAATAAAGCAGTCCAATTATCTCCAGTTAAATCATTCAGCAAGTTAAATAACACATAAAATACAAGGTGGCGAGAATGACAATAATTTCAGTAGTCCAAATAGCTATAGTCTTTGTGTTTGGAGGTCTAGCTTATATATGCCGTGCATTGGACAAGAAAGGTAGTATTGCGGCAGTTATCCTTGGGATCCTTATATTACAATTTGGAGGGGTATACCCATTTCTAGCACTGCTGGCTTTTGTAGTGATGGGAGTCCTGTCCACGAAGTATAAATACTCTGAGAAACTTAAGGCTGGAATTGCTCAAGAGAAAAAAGGAATTAGAAGTTGGGGAAATGTCCTTGGCAACGGCTTAGCTGCTGTTATCTTTGTAATTATAGAATACATCACTAGACAGGACTTCATATGGGCTGCAGTTTTTGCTTCAATAGCAACAGCAAATGCTGATACTTTAGCAAGTGAAATGGGAAAAATCCTGGGGAAGAAACCTAAGATGATCACGAACTTAAAACCTACAAAACCAGGCGCTAATGGGGCAATTTCAATTCAAGGAGAAATTTTTGCATTAGTTGGAGCCATGAGCATTGGAGTTATTGCTATGGTTGTAACTCAATATAGATGGCAGATATTTTTAGCCACTCTGTTAGGAGGCTTCATTGGGTGCAATATTGATAGCATTGTTGGAGCAACTTTGGAAAACAAAGGTATCGTTGATAACAACGGTACGAATTTCATTGCGACCCTTACTGGGGGAATAGCTGGGGCAATAATATTTTTAGCTCTTGTGTGAAAATTAAAAATGTGATGAAAAGGCGGATTGCTGAAAGATGATGATGACCTTAGGGGCTGATTCTATTTCTTTGTCTATGAACTTTTATCTTTCAAGTTGATTGAAGTTAGCTCCCAAAGATCTTCTCAATCATCCAATTTTCATCGAACTCTCTTAGGTCATTATAGCCCTGTCCAATGCCTACAAAGAGTATTGGCGCTCCAATTGCATGGCTTATACTTAATGCTGCTCCCCCTCTTGCATCAGCATCGAGCTTTGTAAGAATTACCCCATCAATCTTCACTGCCTCATTGAATTGCCTTGCCTGCTCAATTATGGCATTTCCTGCCAAAGCATCGCCAACGAAGATTACCAAGTCAGGCTTTGTAACCCTAACAATCTTTTTCATTTCATCCATAAGGTTTCTGTTCAGCTCGTTTCTTCCAGCTGTATCAATCAAAACAACATCAATGCCTCTCGCTTTTGCGTGCTGGATTGCATCGTAAGCCACAGCCGCTGGATCAGCGCCATAGCGATGCTTGATTACCTTAACGCCAACTCTCCTTGCATGCTCCTCCACCTGCTCAATTGCCCCAGCTCTAAATGTATCGCTTGCCGCTATCACTACACTTAAGCCATGTTTCTTGAGCCAATGAGCGAGCTTAGCTATCGTTGTTGTCTTTCCAGAGCCATTAAACCCAACAAATACTATGACAAAAGGTTTTTCTTTCTTTGATTTTATCATTTCAAGAAGGTTGATTTTCCTCTCGGGTGTAAGAACTTCAAGAACAGCGTTCCTTACAGCATCTTCAACGATCTTTTTCTTATCAGTTCCGATCTTGACTTTCTGCCCAACCAACTGCTGTTTGATTTTTTCCTTTAGCTCTTCAACGACCTCTAAAGCAACATCTGCCTCCAAAAGCTCCAGCTCCAAATCCCATAGAGCCTCTTCAACATCCTTCTCCTTTATCTCGGTTTGAGCAACTTTGTTGACGAATGAGCTTAACTTTTCTTTGAGCTTTCCAAACATATTTCACCACCAGAATTGAATTAGGTGGGGGGTTTATAAGGGCTATGGATTAAGTTAATCGGCTGTCGGCGATAGCTGGTATCATCACTTCTCAGCTCCGAAACCGCTCGTCATCCAGCAGTTGAGTATTCACTACAAGCGTTTTTAAGCCTTTGTATAACTTAGTTATAAAATTTCACAAAAGTGTTATAAAGATCTAAGGCAAAAAACTAATGGTGAAAAACATGGAGGCGGGCTATGATATAAAGCCAGTTTCAAAAGATAGAAGAACCTTCACACTCCTAACGCTCTTTGCGATTTGGTTTGGCGCTGGGATAAGCATTGCAGAATTCTGGGCTGGAGCTTTGCTGACTCCAGCTTTGTCTTTTCTCACAGCGATAGCAGTGATAATAATTGGACATCTAATTGGCAATGCAGTTATGGGGCTTATAGCAATTGAAGGCGAAGAAACCGGAGTTCCAACGATGGTGCTTTCAAGAGCTGCTCTGGGAATAAAGGGCTCAATTTTGCCCTCAATTCTAAACTACCTCCAGCTCATAGGATGGACAGCAATAATGCTGATCGTCGGTGCAAATGCAATGAACACTGTCTCGAAGCACTTTGGTTTTGAAAATTATGCTCTTTGGGTGGTTCTTCTCGGTCTCCTGGTAACTGCATGGACTTACATTGGACCAAAGAACTGGGATAAGCTGGAAAAAGCGGCAGCAGCTTTACTCCTTGTGCTGAGTATCTGGCTAACTTATGTAACGCTAAAGCAGTTCCCGCTTAGTGAACTACTCTCAAAACCCGGGACGGGGGAAATGGGAAAGATGTTGGCTCTTGACTTAGTTATTGCAATGCCTCTTTCATGGGCACCCCTTATAGCGGATTATTCAAGATTCGCTAGGGACAAAAGTTCGGCATTCTGGGGAACCTACATAGGTTACTTTATCTCGTCATCGTTGTTTTACTTTGTTGGAGCGCTGACAAATATGGCAATAGGAGAGAGCGACCCAATTGGAATAATAGTAGCATATGGAGTCGTAATCCCCGCAATGCTGATAATAGTATTCTCTACTGTGACCACAACTTTCCTCGATGTTTATTCAGCAGCAATAACCTACAAGAATATCTCACCAAGAGCAGATGCAAAAAAGCAAATTCT is from Thermococcus paralvinellae and encodes:
- a CDS encoding SDH family Clp fold serine proteinase translates to MDPLSGFLGSLIWWLFFLYLLLWPQMQYRQLQLMRARLLQRLSRKRNSTVITMIHRQESIGLFGIPFYKFISIEDSEEILRAIRMAPKDKPIDLIIHTPGGLVLAATQIAKALKDHPAETRVIVPHYAMSGGTLIALAADKIIMDPHAVLGPVDPQLGQYPAPSIVRAVQKKGPEKVDDQTLILADVAEKAINQVRNFVFELLKDKYGEEKAKELAQILTEGRWTHDYPITVEEAKKLGLHVSTDVPEEVYELMQLYPQPMKQRGTVEFMPYPVKQENK
- a CDS encoding RidA family protein — protein: MKRNVIFTENAPKPIGPYSQAILVENPDKLLVISGQIPINPETGEIVKGDIREQARQAIENLIAILEAAGATVDDVIKVTVYLRDMKDFEDFNKVYEEYFGHSKPARAVIEVSDLPKGVKIEIEAIAAFE
- the ftsY gene encoding signal recognition particle-docking protein FtsY; translated protein: MFGKLKEKLSSFVNKVAQTEIKEKDVEEALWDLELELLEADVALEVVEELKEKIKQQLVGQKVKIGTDKKKIVEDAVRNAVLEVLTPERKINLLEMIKSKKEKPFVIVFVGFNGSGKTTTIAKLAHWLKKHGLSVVIAASDTFRAGAIEQVEEHARRVGVKVIKHRYGADPAAVAYDAIQHAKARGIDVVLIDTAGRNELNRNLMDEMKKIVRVTKPDLVIFVGDALAGNAIIEQARQFNEAVKIDGVILTKLDADARGGAALSISHAIGAPILFVGIGQGYNDLREFDENWMIEKIFGS
- a CDS encoding Mov34/MPN/PAD-1 family protein: MKVKIRRELFEYLLQLAKDFYPNEFGGFLREINGVFEEVLIIPKGHFGKRSIFFDPWLLPHDENIKGTVHSHPTPYVKPSEADLHFFSKFGGVHIIIAYPFEKWNVKAYTSDGKEVEIEIVN
- the cytX gene encoding putative hydroxymethylpyrimidine transporter CytX produces the protein MEAGYDIKPVSKDRRTFTLLTLFAIWFGAGISIAEFWAGALLTPALSFLTAIAVIIIGHLIGNAVMGLIAIEGEETGVPTMVLSRAALGIKGSILPSILNYLQLIGWTAIMLIVGANAMNTVSKHFGFENYALWVVLLGLLVTAWTYIGPKNWDKLEKAAAALLLVLSIWLTYVTLKQFPLSELLSKPGTGEMGKMLALDLVIAMPLSWAPLIADYSRFARDKSSAFWGTYIGYFISSSLFYFVGALTNMAIGESDPIGIIVAYGVVIPAMLIIVFSTVTTTFLDVYSAAITYKNISPRADAKKQILLVGTLGTLLALVFPVDQYESFLLLIGGAFVSLTAIMITDYFIIKKKYNAEELLDEKGKFAGYNVKALAIWAVGFVFYMLLAVEGLFNIYIPVLSDVGFKLGSSIPTFILVSVLYYLVER
- a CDS encoding Lrp/AsnC family transcriptional regulator, whose translation is MRAKIDKVDIQLINLLAKNSRLTYKELAEQLRTTRQRISRRLEKLEKMGVIKKYTIIPDFERLGYVYVILGITLKPGTPVDEIIEKLKDDTDIKIIERAIGSHNLVIHLVAPKDMRDIEKRIHEISRKIEGIDKMDITFITEIVKFEIL
- a CDS encoding MazG nucleotide pyrophosphohydrolase domain-containing protein: MNKLQKEVDKLINEFGGYWRPFEMLAAVIEELGELSDEMLKFEKVKGEGSIEKLEEEFGDLMFALFCIANYYGIDVERALLSSIAKYRSRDKLRWQ
- a CDS encoding DUF92 domain-containing protein, translated to MTIISVVQIAIVFVFGGLAYICRALDKKGSIAAVILGILILQFGGVYPFLALLAFVVMGVLSTKYKYSEKLKAGIAQEKKGIRSWGNVLGNGLAAVIFVIIEYITRQDFIWAAVFASIATANADTLASEMGKILGKKPKMITNLKPTKPGANGAISIQGEIFALVGAMSIGVIAMVVTQYRWQIFLATLLGGFIGCNIDSIVGATLENKGIVDNNGTNFIATLTGGIAGAIIFLALV
- a CDS encoding DUF2666 family protein; this translates as MKIEDHIMFTAKHKNWEVGDKLLIMGEENIAHFLASVSNTVNTKISEYLTDVMDVAAVMNLAEEMAKGALWEVIKALKSPRASRNLGKLVFETDKKLKKHLVEVSKALLVRETLSRKINIYYPEDPIKEPKVALPYREDHINFTAKHGSWIVVKRLIIDEKTPPADVARLLASINETITAKLPVYAKIDLKGIDDWFAEIKKAKSDVEIKTVVDKYLHFPAYKYASDEFIEHAKIYALRKMLEKIGLSIDIPAKPLEKYLEKKG
- a CDS encoding ArsR/SmtB family transcription factor yields the protein MKIRELIEKLNEKQRKTVKRCLQSCEIIDLDEEVGIEINEDLLRFLKLISNPIRYKILKMVKNRWMCVCLISQALEEDQTLISHHLRSLKDMNLVHERREGKLRFYRTNLEELKKYIKLLEEEFS